One Pseudomonas sp. HOU2 genomic window carries:
- the hrpA gene encoding ATP-dependent RNA helicase HrpA, with protein MTDESPSIDKLLKNLDHAMLADRHRLRRQLLELRKKPDEAKLAQWVARMQASCDQVLARRASLPVIRYDDSLPIAAKRDEIKAALEKHQVLIIAGETGSGKTTQLPKICLEIGRGQHGLIGHTQPRRIAARSVASRVAEELGTPLGSLVGYQVRFEDQSDSNTLIKLMTDGILLAETQNDRYLERYDTIIVDEAHERSLNIDFLLGYLKTLLPRRPDLKVIITSATIDLERFSKHFDDAPIVEVSGRTFPVDTWYRPLTLEQDEEGNRVEDDLTVDQAILATLDEIASYERSERRSPGDVLVFLPGEREIRDAADMLRKAQLKHTEILPLYARLSPAEQQRIFQSHPGRRVVLATNVAETSLTVPGIRYVIDSGTARISRYSYRAKVQRLPIEAISQASANQRKGRCGRVEPGICVRLYSEEDFLGRPEFTDPEILRTNLAAVILQMLHLRLGEITAFPFIEPPDGKAISDGFNLLQELSAVDRDSQLTPLGRQLARLPVDPRMGRMLLEAAKLGSLQEVLIVASAMSIQDPRERPPERQQAADQAHAQWKDTDSDFAGLVNLWRGFEEQRQALTASPLRNWCRKNFLNYLRLREWRDSHRQLSLICRDMQLSLNKEPADYPKLHKAVLVGLLSQIGQKTEDGDYLGARQRRFWIHPSSGIGKKRPQWLMTAELVETTKLYARMVAKIDADWIEPLAGHLIKKNHFEPHWEKKRGQVVAYEQITLFGLIVVGRRPVHYGPVDPVVSRELFIREGLVRGEIQSKAKCLTANKQLLEQLDELEAKARRRDILADEETLYAFYDARLPAEIHQTATFDSWYRVNSQKDPQLLIMREEDVLAREASEVTARDYPDTLHIGDLELALSYHFEPNHPRDGVTLRVPAPLLPMLPPERLEWLVPGLIEAKCIALVRNLPKALRKNFVPVPDFIKAALQRMTFAEGSLPQALGRELLRMTGARVSDEAWAEAAQQVESHLRMNLEIVDGQGKFLGEGRDLAELTARFAEASQAALAVPQSAKSQQPVEAKVFAPVAEKTQQKIAGLSMTVYPALVEEGGTVKEGRFSTPAEAEFQHRRALQRLLLQQLAEPAKFLRSKLPGITELGLLYRELGRVDALVEDILLASLDSCILEGEDPLPRDGAGLAALAERKRGSWTEHAERVARLTLEILKLWHGLQKRFKGKIDLAQAVALNDIKQQISNLVYPGFVRETPMQWLKELPRYLKAVEQRFEKLGAQVQKDRVWSGELAGLWAQYQTRAAKHAQEGKRDPQLELYRWWLEEYRVSLFAQQLGTKVPISDKRLSKQWSQVEA; from the coding sequence ATGACCGACGAATCGCCCTCCATCGACAAACTGCTGAAAAACCTCGATCACGCCATGCTCGCCGACCGTCACCGGCTGCGGCGGCAGTTGCTTGAGCTGCGCAAGAAACCCGACGAGGCCAAGTTGGCCCAGTGGGTGGCGCGCATGCAGGCGTCCTGTGATCAGGTGCTGGCGCGCCGTGCCAGCCTGCCGGTGATTCGTTACGACGACAGCCTGCCGATCGCCGCCAAGCGCGACGAAATCAAGGCCGCGCTGGAGAAGCATCAGGTCTTGATCATCGCCGGCGAAACCGGCTCGGGTAAAACCACCCAGTTGCCGAAAATCTGCCTGGAAATCGGTCGCGGCCAGCATGGTCTGATCGGCCACACTCAGCCGCGCCGAATCGCTGCGCGCAGTGTCGCCAGCCGGGTCGCCGAAGAACTCGGTACGCCGCTCGGTTCGCTGGTTGGCTATCAGGTGCGCTTCGAGGATCAAAGCGATTCCAACACCCTGATCAAGCTGATGACCGACGGTATTTTGCTGGCGGAAACCCAGAACGATCGCTACCTCGAGCGCTACGACACGATCATCGTCGACGAAGCCCACGAACGCAGCCTCAACATCGACTTCCTGCTCGGTTACCTGAAAACCCTGCTGCCGCGTCGTCCGGATCTGAAAGTCATCATCACCTCGGCGACCATCGATCTGGAGCGCTTCTCCAAACATTTCGATGATGCGCCGATTGTCGAGGTCTCCGGGCGCACTTTCCCGGTAGACACCTGGTATCGCCCGCTGACCCTGGAGCAGGACGAAGAGGGCAACCGCGTCGAGGACGATCTGACCGTGGATCAGGCGATCCTCGCCACCCTCGATGAAATTGCCTCCTACGAGCGCAGCGAACGCCGCAGTCCCGGCGATGTGCTGGTGTTCCTGCCCGGCGAGCGCGAGATTCGCGATGCTGCCGACATGCTGCGCAAGGCCCAGCTCAAGCACACCGAAATCCTGCCGCTGTACGCGCGCCTGTCGCCGGCCGAACAGCAGCGGATTTTCCAGTCGCACCCGGGGCGCCGCGTGGTGCTGGCGACCAACGTTGCCGAGACTTCGCTGACCGTGCCGGGCATCCGTTACGTGATCGACAGCGGCACCGCGCGCATCAGTCGCTACAGCTATCGCGCCAAGGTTCAGCGATTGCCGATCGAAGCGATTTCCCAGGCCAGCGCCAATCAGCGTAAAGGTCGCTGCGGCCGGGTCGAGCCGGGGATCTGTGTGCGCCTGTACAGCGAGGAAGATTTCCTCGGTCGCCCGGAATTCACCGATCCGGAAATTCTGCGTACCAACCTTGCCGCCGTGATCTTGCAGATGCTGCACCTGCGCCTCGGCGAAATCACTGCGTTCCCGTTCATCGAACCGCCGGACGGCAAGGCGATCAGCGACGGTTTCAACCTGCTGCAAGAACTCTCGGCGGTGGATCGCGACAGTCAGCTGACCCCGCTCGGCCGTCAGTTGGCGCGCCTGCCGGTAGACCCGCGCATGGGCCGCATGCTGCTCGAAGCGGCAAAACTCGGCAGCCTGCAGGAAGTGCTAATCGTTGCCAGCGCCATGTCGATTCAGGATCCGCGCGAGCGTCCGCCGGAGCGTCAGCAAGCAGCCGATCAGGCCCACGCACAATGGAAAGACACCGATTCGGACTTCGCCGGACTGGTCAATCTGTGGCGTGGTTTTGAAGAGCAACGCCAGGCACTGACCGCCAGTCCGCTGCGTAACTGGTGCCGGAAGAATTTCCTGAATTACCTGCGTCTGCGCGAGTGGCGTGATTCCCATCGCCAGTTGAGCCTGATCTGCCGCGACATGCAGCTGAGCCTCAACAAGGAACCGGCGGATTACCCGAAACTGCACAAAGCGGTGCTGGTCGGCCTGCTCAGTCAGATCGGTCAGAAAACCGAGGACGGCGATTACCTCGGCGCCCGTCAGCGGCGCTTCTGGATTCATCCGTCGTCGGGCATCGGCAAGAAGCGTCCGCAGTGGCTGATGACCGCCGAACTGGTGGAAACCACCAAGCTCTACGCGCGCATGGTCGCCAAGATCGATGCCGACTGGATCGAGCCGCTGGCCGGGCACCTGATCAAGAAAAATCACTTCGAACCGCACTGGGAGAAGAAGCGCGGCCAGGTCGTGGCCTACGAGCAGATCACCCTGTTCGGGCTGATCGTGGTCGGTCGCCGCCCAGTGCATTACGGCCCGGTGGATCCGGTGGTCTCGCGTGAGCTGTTTATTCGCGAAGGTCTGGTGCGTGGCGAGATTCAGTCGAAAGCCAAGTGCCTGACCGCCAACAAGCAGTTGCTCGAACAGCTCGACGAGCTGGAAGCCAAGGCCCGGCGCCGCGACATCCTCGCTGACGAAGAAACCCTGTACGCGTTCTACGATGCGCGCTTGCCGGCGGAGATTCATCAGACCGCGACGTTCGACAGCTGGTATCGGGTCAACAGTCAGAAAGACCCGCAACTGCTGATCATGCGCGAAGAAGACGTACTGGCTCGCGAGGCCAGTGAAGTCACCGCGCGCGACTACCCGGACACGCTGCACATCGGTGATCTGGAACTGGCGCTCAGTTATCACTTCGAACCCAATCACCCGCGCGACGGCGTGACCCTGCGCGTGCCCGCGCCGCTGCTGCCGATGCTGCCGCCGGAACGCCTGGAATGGCTGGTGCCGGGGCTGATCGAGGCCAAGTGCATAGCGCTGGTGCGCAATCTGCCGAAAGCCTTGCGCAAGAACTTCGTGCCGGTGCCGGATTTCATCAAGGCGGCGTTGCAGCGCATGACCTTCGCTGAAGGCTCATTGCCGCAAGCGCTCGGTCGCGAGTTGCTGCGCATGACCGGTGCGCGCGTCAGCGATGAAGCATGGGCGGAAGCGGCGCAGCAGGTCGAAAGCCATCTGCGGATGAACCTGGAAATTGTCGACGGCCAGGGCAAGTTCCTCGGCGAGGGCCGCGATCTGGCGGAGCTGACCGCGCGTTTTGCCGAAGCCAGCCAAGCGGCATTGGCCGTGCCGCAGAGTGCGAAAAGTCAGCAACCGGTGGAGGCCAAGGTCTTCGCCCCGGTGGCGGAAAAGACCCAGCAGAAGATCGCCGGCCTGTCGATGACGGTCTATCCGGCGCTGGTGGAGGAGGGCGGCACGGTCAAGGAAGGGCGGTTCTCGACCCCGGCTGAAGCCGAATTCCAGCATCGCCGCGCCTTGCAGCGCCTGCTGCTGCAGCAACTGGCCGAGCCGGCGAAGTTCCTGCGCAGCAAGCTGCCGGGCATCACCGAGTTGGGCCTGCTGTATCGCGAGCTGGGCCGAGTGGATGCGCTGGTCGAAGACATTCTGCTGGCCAGCCTCGATAGCTGCATTCTTGAAGGTGAAGACCCGTTACCCCGTGACGGCGCCGGGCTGGCGGCATTGGCTGAGCGCAAACGCGGCAGCTGGACCGAACACGCCGAGCGCGTGGCGCGGTTGACGCTGGAGATTCTCAAGCTGTGGCACGGCCTGCAAAAACGCTTCAAGGGCAAGATCGATCTGGCGCAGGCTGTGGCGCTGAATGACATCAAACAGCAAATCAGCAATCTGGTGTATCCGGGGTTCGTCCGGGAAACGCCGATGCAATGGCTCAAGGAGCTGCCGCGCTATCTGAAGGCGGTCGAGCAGCGTTTCGAGAAGCTCGGCGCGCAGGTGCAGAAGGATCGGGTCTGGAGCGGCGAACTGGCCGGCCTCTGGGCGCAATACCAGACCCGTGCCGCCAAGCATGCCCAGGAAGGCAAACGCGATCCGCAGCTTGAGCTGTACCGCTGGTGGCTGGAAGAGTACCGGGTATCGCTATTCGCCCAGCAATTGGGGACAAAAGTGCCGATCTCGGACAAGCGGCTGAGCAAGCAGTGGAGTCAGGTCGAGGCCTGA
- a CDS encoding zf-HC2 domain-containing protein translates to MLTCKEQVARSSDYLDGQLSFREKLMVRHHLMFCPNCRRFIRQMRLMQATLKAMPERPQEGVDALAERLAEQRRKDNLL, encoded by the coding sequence ATGCTGACCTGCAAGGAACAAGTGGCACGCTCCAGCGATTATCTCGATGGCCAGTTGAGCTTTCGCGAGAAACTGATGGTGCGCCATCACCTGATGTTCTGCCCCAACTGCCGGCGCTTCATTCGTCAGATGCGTTTGATGCAGGCCACGTTGAAGGCGATGCCGGAGAGGCCGCAAGAGGGGGTGGACGCGCTGGCCGAACGCCTGGCCGAGCAACGCCGCAAGGATAATCTCCTGTAG
- a CDS encoding RNA polymerase sigma factor — MAATDDTQLLERLLAGEQKAFKELVSTYQSAMRAVAYAIVGQRHVEEVVQDAWLSVVRHIGSFEGRSSLKTWLLTITANSAKSRYKQNRREVLLDDLPSPHGTIDDDRFSPGDGHWLVAPFAWHQDTPEALLTESELRDCLEHTLLSLSELQSSVLLLRERQGLELEEICNLLEISLSNVRVLLHRARLKVFATVEHFEETGEC; from the coding sequence ATGGCCGCAACGGACGACACCCAACTGCTCGAACGCCTGCTCGCCGGTGAGCAAAAGGCTTTCAAGGAACTGGTCAGCACCTATCAGAGCGCCATGCGCGCCGTGGCGTATGCCATCGTCGGCCAGCGCCATGTTGAAGAGGTGGTGCAAGATGCCTGGCTTTCGGTGGTGCGCCATATCGGCAGCTTCGAGGGCCGTTCCAGTCTCAAGACCTGGCTGCTGACCATCACCGCCAACTCGGCGAAGAGCCGCTACAAACAGAACCGCCGCGAAGTGTTGCTGGATGATCTGCCGTCACCCCATGGCACCATCGACGACGATCGTTTTTCTCCCGGTGACGGTCATTGGCTGGTGGCGCCGTTCGCCTGGCATCAGGACACCCCGGAAGCCTTGCTCACCGAAAGCGAATTGCGTGATTGCCTGGAGCACACCTTGCTCAGCCTGTCGGAATTGCAAAGCAGCGTGTTGCTGCTGCGCGAACGACAGGGCCTGGAGCTGGAAGAGATCTGTAATCTTCTGGAGATCTCGCTCTCCAATGTCCGGGTGCTGCTGCATCGGGCGCGGCTGAAAGTCTTCGCCACGGTGGAGCATTTTGAGGAGACCGGCGAATGCTGA
- a CDS encoding beta-ketoacyl-ACP synthase III, with product MHNVVISGTGLYTPANSISNEELVQSFNTYVAQFNADHADAIASGEIQALTESSAAFIEKASGIKSRFVMDKDGILDPARMAPRLPERSNDEWSVLCQMAIGAAEQALQRAGKTAADIDGVIVACSNLQRAYPAIAIEVQEALGIQGFGFDMNVACSSATFGIQAAANSVQLGQARAILMVNPEVCTGHLNFRDRDSHFIFGDAATAVIIERADLATSKYQFDVVSTKLLTKFSNNIRNNFGFLNRAAEEGIGARDKLFVQEGRKVFKDVCPMVAELIGEHLEENKLNVGDVKRFWLHQANLSMNHLIVRKLLGREASEEEAPVILDTYANTSSAGSVIAFHKYQDDLASGSLAVLSSFGAGYSIGSVILRKR from the coding sequence ATGCATAACGTCGTCATCAGCGGCACCGGCCTGTACACCCCGGCCAACAGCATTTCCAACGAAGAGCTGGTGCAGTCTTTCAATACCTACGTCGCGCAGTTCAACGCCGACCACGCCGACGCCATCGCCAGCGGTGAAATCCAGGCGCTGACCGAATCCAGTGCCGCTTTCATCGAAAAGGCCTCGGGCATCAAGAGCCGCTTTGTCATGGACAAGGACGGCATCCTCGATCCTGCACGCATGGCCCCGCGTCTGCCGGAGCGTTCCAACGACGAATGGTCGGTACTCTGCCAGATGGCCATCGGCGCCGCCGAACAGGCGCTGCAACGCGCCGGCAAGACCGCCGCCGACATCGACGGCGTGATCGTTGCCTGCTCCAACCTGCAGCGCGCCTACCCGGCGATCGCCATCGAAGTCCAGGAAGCACTGGGCATTCAGGGTTTCGGTTTCGACATGAACGTCGCCTGCTCCTCGGCGACCTTCGGCATTCAGGCCGCGGCCAACAGCGTGCAACTGGGCCAGGCCCGGGCGATACTGATGGTCAACCCGGAAGTCTGCACCGGGCACCTGAACTTCCGTGACCGCGACAGTCACTTCATCTTCGGTGACGCCGCAACGGCGGTGATCATCGAACGCGCTGACCTGGCGACGTCCAAGTACCAGTTCGACGTGGTCAGCACCAAACTGCTGACCAAGTTCTCCAACAACATCCGCAACAACTTCGGCTTCCTCAACCGTGCTGCGGAGGAGGGCATCGGTGCCCGTGACAAGCTGTTCGTGCAAGAAGGCCGCAAGGTGTTCAAGGACGTCTGCCCGATGGTTGCCGAGCTGATCGGCGAGCACCTGGAGGAGAACAAACTCAACGTCGGCGACGTCAAGCGCTTCTGGCTGCACCAGGCCAACCTGAGCATGAACCACCTGATCGTGCGCAAGCTGCTGGGCCGTGAAGCCTCCGAAGAAGAAGCACCGGTGATCCTCGACACCTACGCCAACACCAGCTCGGCGGGTTCGGTGATTGCCTTCCACAAATATCAGGACGATCTGGCCAGTGGTTCGCTGGCGGTATTGAGCTCGTTCGGCGCCGGTTACTCGATCGGCAGCGTGATCCTGCGCAAACGCTGA